In Rhizoctonia solani chromosome 6, complete sequence, the sequence CCCTGACGCAAAACCCTGACATGGCCCCATTTATAGCCTAGGTCCAAGGGAGGATGCAGAACTCAAGGAAACTATTGAAAAGCAACTCAAGGCCGGATTGATTCAACCCTCAAAGTCTCCTATGGCTTCTCCAATCTTATTTGTCAAGAAAAAGAATGGAAAgttacgcatgtgtgtggactaccggcgcttaaatagcatgaccaagaagaatgtgTACCCTTTACCTTTGCCACAGAATCTTATCAAAAAGTTACAaggcgccaagatctttagtaaatttgatcttaaAGCAGGGTACAATTagtccaaatcaaagaaggtgacaaatggaaaacagccttcaagacaaaatacggattatttgagtacttggtcatgccttttgggtTAACAAATGCACCGGCGGTTTTCcaagacatgatgaatgaaATATTCCAAGACCTTTTGGATGTCTATGTCATTATCTACCTGGACGACATTTTAGTATTCTCCTTGAATGAAAAAGATCACAAGGCCCATGTGCAAGAAGTACTAAAGAGGCTACAGGACAATGATCTCTTCTGCAACATTGaaaaatgccatttccacgtcaaaaAAATTGATTACCTGGGGTTCATCATATTGGAGTCTGGCATAGAAGTTGATCAGTCTAAAGTCACAGATgcaatgaattggtcaacacctaagaatgtcaaaaatatccaggaattcttaggatttgtgaacttttatagacaattcatccccaactttggcaatatggcacaacccttgtacaacttgctcaagaaagatagtgtttggaaatgggacttGGCAGCAGAACAACAGTCTTTTGATGGTCTGAAAAAATGTCTTACGTCAGCACCATTGCTTCTACAACCGGATACCACAAGGCAATTCTATGTGGAATGCGACGCATCAGActatgcaacaggagccATACTATCCCAACGCAACTCTGAAGGGAAATTGGCTCCAGTAGCCTATCTGTCCAAATCCTTATCCCCTGCCAAAAAAAATTACaatatctttgacaaggaattgttGGCGGTCATTAGAgcatttaaagaatggcgccatttgCTAGAAGGATCTGAATtgccagtccaagttctaacGGATCATAAGAACTTGGAGTACTTTTCCACGTCTCAATCTTTGAATAAACGGCAAATTAGATGGGCCAACTTCCTAGTTGattacaatttccaaattaTCTACAGGCCAGGAGCACAAAACAAAAAGGCAGATATCCTCTCAAGACGCTACGATCtggtaccccttgaagggggggtagagaaccaggttctcctAAAACCGGAACTTTTTATTGCATCCATAACTCcggatcaggaaatcaatgatcTAATTGGCAAGGCCATTTacaaggatgattgccttaaGGAAATTCTACacaaactccagaacaaggaaaaggtcttAGACTGGGAGTTGAGAGAAGGTTTACTATGGTTTCAAGGAAAAATATTTGTACCAAAGGATGACACTATTAGGAGCCTCATCCTGGAATCTAGGCATGATGCATTAGCCGCAGGACATCCGGGACAAGCTAGAACATTAGAACTTGTCTCCAGGagttactactggccatcactgaaaaagtttgtcaattcttACGTCAACCACTGCAAAACCTGCATCAGGTccaagccaacaaatcaattacCTGTGGGCCTATTAAAACCattgcaaattcctgaacgcccctgggaagacattgcttatgatatgattgtgggactacCGGTTTCAGAAGGTTTTGATGCTATCCTGACAgtgattgattgattctcaaaaatggtccaCTTCATTCCCACCCAATCCACGTTGTCTGCCATTGATATTGCCAACCTATTTGTCACATACATatggaagctacatggcCTCCCCAAAAGCAcagtctcagatagaggtcCCACATTTAACGCCACATTCATTCGTCATCTCtataaaaggctggacattAAGCCAACATATTCCACGGTGTATCATCCCCagacagatggacagactgaacgcatacaaagagaagccaagatctttatacaaatgtttgggaatcattgccaATCAGATTGGGTAGCATTACTACCAttggctgaatttgctcTAAACAATTTAAAGCAAActtccacaggcaaatcccccttCCAAATTTGTTATGGCTATAATCCAAGATTTTTGGTTGGTCAAAAATCAGACAAGGTAGTTCCAAACGCAGACAAACATGCAGAATTTCTGGAAAAAGGATACGATGAAGTCAAAGCAGCTCTATCCTTATCCCAGGAAAGAATGAAGTACTTTTATGATCAAAGACATAAAGACAAAGAtgaaattcaagtaggagACAAGGCCTGGCTGAGTCATCAAAACATATCCACAGACAGACCCTCAATGAAACTCAGCCATAAAAAATTAGGACCCTACTTAGTAATTGAAAGAATAGGATCACACGCATACAAACTTCAATTACCCCAcactatgcgcatacaccctgTGTTCCATATCAATCTTCTTACTAAATTTCATCCTGACCCTCACGGACGCAACCCTCCCCAACCTGCACCCATTATCACAaaagaaggagaggaggaatatgaggttgaaaaaatcctggatagcaaatggaaaggacgtGGTAAAACAAGGAAACTATGGTATCTGGTtaagtggaaaggatatgatgaaGGAAGCAATTCCTGGGAGCCAATTGATAATGTGGCCAATGCCAAGGAAGCAAAAGAAGAGTTCCATAAGGAGTaccctgatgcagttggagcttgaagagggggtaatgtcatgaccttcattggcatgacatgaatttatactattttttaccttttttccaagatagtttccttttctggtatatatgactcatcaagatcacatgatatatttgatatatgatgtgaaattgtaaatgactcactatttagtactgttgtttttgatgtggctttctccatgtatataaaccaggtcaagttgccgctaaacagcaagacttgacctcttcgtcaATTCACCTAAGttcttacctacccattgccctgctcccttgttgagcctagtgcactttacttaagcatcatttaccaggcccttgttgccctctaccctaaaccataccccctgggccttCGTCGCCCCTCtttgtttcatagtccattggtgatagggccacggactttaaacccacttgtatcataggtccaagcttagttgcAACacttactgcccagtaactacttagacAACACCCTTtgcactgccttaagcggcttcctcactgtacatacttagtttgccattgcccctaaggccttggtcattgtagtatagctggttgttgttgtaggtagcttgctcaccgccttacaCGGTtattacttagatacatccagCTGCAAGCGCCACCcaccttgacatccttacagacatctaggacacgcctgatttttctaatatttttaacATTTTTTCTGAACTTGATATCTATTGTTTtctaatcacatgaccttggtgcttattatgccaagatgccacaccaagatgctgtgccaagggcgcttaggagaaatccatgcttctgcacaatccacagcatgcttcttattttatatatgtacttcttttctcatgcacacagaccatgtagatagtgcccttacttctatatatacagcagggaagttgcttggagacaccaagtcaattttaccttgtctcatatccattgaggaggcatcccagccagctaagtagccagcccccatcagAAGTaactgttaagagttgtgtaagtacaggagtaagaaagaattactgttgtagacacactcaataccagggaatttattcccattttctcaaatttaaacaaactcaagcggacaacattttcaatcatgtgactctggcgcttatatcatacctaagcgccaagccacgtccccatccgcgcttactcatcacacgtagccacctccacctgatgacatcattatgacacatcagtgacacgtatgcatgagtaagaacaactgcagagcggggttcttatttgatacagtattgcatatgattgtatttgtaattagctagctctgtaatatataaggaggccaaccaaccatggtaacacccaggttgattacctcctgttgcatctccaaacttgtacaaggccttaggccagtaactactaagacCCCTACCACCTGTACtcattgccttaagtggcctcctcattgtagatacatagttTGCCAATGCCACtagggccttggtcattgtacttagatagttgaccgttgtaggtagcactcacactgccttaagcagcttacttagttacatacggccacaagcgcctgctgcctcaacgccccttaaggatgtctaggacaattactatatacaaaatgtatatgagaataactaagaactagtattaagaatcagaatatatgcacagaatatatgcacaatataggctaggttatcaggaataacaactcctaacaaatagtctagcaactatgaagtgcaggtggttggttatatctagtaccttagactaatgttacttaagcctaagtgactaagggtatgtatacttaaggtctctgggatagtaccttaagtaagagggttacctgactaatgtacaggatttatagggtttgcctaatgagtataggacttatatgtgcttaagtaagacttaagacttatggggtttacctaaaatatatctagaatttatgagatattatagataaagctatctataatatagggggtatggtggattgaaacactatcactcaatcacaacaatccttacagtatcattgcactatactcaatgttgaactcaacaactgtgacagtcaaggggcacagggttgcagtaagtacactaataggttaccctgtgtctgttgggactggcctatggtcttagtgtgccaaataacctcctatgctatttacagtgagtcaatcactaaagtaaatgtgcagataagctgttaaaggcttgtgtgtatatgtcaatatataagagtggataaatggatgcattagaagcatcttcacagggtccttttataccctgagaaggtgcacaaacaagtatacatgattgatactaagagggggtacaggaggtacatgtggcaactgaaacacttgagggagccaatactttggtacatagtaaacaaacaacagatcctaatatttgccccaaggcaatgtttgccccaaggcagtatttacctgtgtgggtccttagatgtcccaaggctaagtgtttcatccttggagtaaacagtcccaaaggtaggatactgctgcattgggtacttacagtaaatggggcataactctgccaaatgttgtccgttttgggagtttgacccagcgttctggagcgcacagacaggcgcacctaagcgcaagcaatttggcagtgtggaatgcctgggtgatggagaaaaggcgcatttagtgcgtcggcgcttaagcacttattaagcgccagagcacttgcctatgcaacaagggggaccctgaatatttctgtgtgtagccacaaaatagaatcttgaataataaatactacaaacaagatgttgtacaccactgtaaggtgggtacacactggtgaaggtgggcgcttgtggccgtactactacactagcttatgtaatctaactatctaggctaactactatctaactaagttgcttatggcagcaactaactatctattattaatgcaagggggccttaggcctggaggtgtggtgagtgaggtAAGGGGGTTGGTGCATTagcagaacttctggggggccggctacttagctggctgatgcctcctcaatggatatgagacaaggtaaaattgacttggggtctccaagcaattttcctgctgtttatatagacaagggagAAAGTaattacatggtctgtgcgtgagaTAAAGAAGTGTctgtgtgaaaagagaagcatgctgcaggctatgcagaagcgtggatttctcctaagcgcccttggcacggcatcttggcgcggcatctcagcacaataagcgccaagatcacgtgatcaaaaaacaaaagatatcaagtccgtaaaaaatactaaaaatatcagaaaaattgtgcaagtccagtggtatatgttagggaattgtaacattgccccccccttaaaggctttTGGCGGagacacaagcctttttcagttgtgacttaTTGAAGCGCTGGATCTCTTCTTGACTATTTTCCAGAAGTTCCTcaggttcccatgaattgtctttgtgttgtacaccactgtaaggtgggtacacgctgatgggaacgggcgcttaaggccgtactaatacactagcttatgtaagacaactatctaaggctatactaatagtgcctaaggcactctacttctaactactggcggtgatggggcctgaggcctgggaggtgtggtaggtaaagggggtggtgagcgccTGTGAACTAtttaggggccggctacttagctggctggataccttctctaatgagtaagagacaaggtaaaaacaacttggggtctccaagcgttttttcctgctgtatatatagaagagagcgcactatctacatggtctgtgcgtgtgagaatGGAAGTACatatgtgaaatgagaattgtgctgcggactgcgcagaagcgtggattactcctaagcgcccttggcacggcatctcggcgcggcatcttggcataataagcgccgagatcacgtgatcgaaaaagtgaagataaagggtccgtaaaaaatactcaaaataatagaaaaaatagacgaatccaatggtataattcttgagagtgtaacattgccccccccttaaaggctcttggcggagtcacaagcctttttcagttgtgattTGTTGAAGCGGCTGATTTCTTCTTGACTAtgttccaggagttcttctggttcccatgaattgtcttctggtccatatcctttccatttgatgagataaaaccatttccccCATTGTCTTTTTGAGTCAAGGATCTGttcaaccttgtattcttcttctccttctattgtctcaggagggggttggtctgggaatggttggcttggggattTGTGACTCTTGGATAGTAATCCTACGTAGAacacattgtggattttcagagtGGCGGGGAGTTTTAGGCAATACACGTGGCttgagattttcttggtgaTTTCAAAAGGTCCTAGACGCTTGGGGTCCAGTTTGTTTGAATTCAACCAAATGTTCACATTCTTTGCGTCTAGCCATACTTTTTCCCCAATGGAGTATTTGGGGATGGTGCCTCTGGTTCCTgccattctttcctttgtcattctAAGGGCGGACTctgcctccttccattcctgtgCCAGGGTGTCGGCTATATGGTTGGCTTCCAGGACATTTGCTGgaattgtcataaacagaggaaaatagaactagccagaattgaaccagcttgaccactaagccatagagccctattattcctctgctgacaacccatgattacacctgctaccccccaaatttgggcttgggccagcatgcaaccacttgtactggtcatgtgaccatgtccaggacaggaATGTTGGAGGGGTTCATTACAGGGTTCCTTCCGTAGACTAATTCAAAGGGAGTCTTTCCTGTGGCAGCGtgtttggcgttgttgtacgcgTATTCCACCAGTGGCAACCACATGGCCCAGTCCAAGTGATCTGCTGCTACATATGACCTAAGATAGAATTCTATGAACTGGTTAACCCTTTCCGTTTGGCCGTCCAATTCcaggtggtaggctgatgagaagGCTGGCTTAattcccaggcgttggtacagtgcCCTGAGGAATTTTCCCGTGAAGGTGGTTCCCCTATCTGATATTGTTCTAACGGGTAATCCATGCAATTTCCAGACGTGTGAAACAAATAGGTCTGCTAGTCCTTTGGCTGAAATTCTCTTGGTGGTTGGGATAAAGtgcccaaacttggaaaaaGAGTCTATGACAACTAGGATTGCGTCAGAGCCCTGCAACTTAGGAAACCCTGTGATAAAGTTGTAGGATATGGTATGGAAGGGAAATGGTGGGACCTCTAGCGGTTTCAGGGCAATGGCGGGGGCATGGGCGCGACGGTTAGCTTGACAGGTGGGACAGCActcaacccattctttggctgagGATTTCATACCCGGCCACCAATAATTTCTGCTGATAAGCTTGAGTGTCCTCtgttgtcctgggtggcctgccaatggggagttgtggaattctttGAGTAGTTGTTCCTTGAGGGGTTCCAAGTCCGGAACTACTAGTTTTCTGCGGTACCACAGGAGGTTCTCCTCCCACTTGTAATCTCTATATGCTTTTCAAATGGAGGGAGGCGCATTATCCAcgtcttctgtgaggaacGTGATGATGGGCTCTAGTGACGGGTTGTCTCTAAGCTTGTTGCaaatttctgtgacaatctcaagttcttcttctgacgtgtttGCAAAAACCTCTGAGGGCAGCATGACTTCAGGTTTGGGTGGAGTATCAATgtagtccaattgtcttgatagggcatctggttttcccaattgttttcctgggcaatagtggatttcaaaattgaagttgctcaggaaaatacgccattgTGCGTGTCTGCGGTTAAaagtccgtgcctgcatccagtattccaaatTCCTATGATCTGTAAACACCTGTGTAGGTTTATCTGTTGCCTCCAGgaatatcctccattctTCCAACGCCTTGATAATGGCCagaagttccttgtcatgggtgtcatagttagcttctgcccctgagaacaACTTAGACATATAGGCAATTGGGTGTAGCCTGTTGTCCGGACCTTGTTGACTAAGAATTGCCCCCATAGCTACCCCTgaggcatctgtttccaagtaGTAGGGTAGTtctgggttggagtggataaGGACTGGGGATTTGGTGACAAGGGTTTTCAATTCCTGGAATGCATCCTCCTCTGgtttaccccatgaccaaggggtttcctttcttgtAAGATGGTGTAAGGGGCGTGCAACGgaactgaagttggggatgaagcaACAGAGATAGTTTACAAACCCtaagaaggcctggacttgtttgactgTCCTGGGAGTGGGCCATGATGTGACGGCTTCAaccttcttctgatccatggagaaccCTGCAGGGGAGATTACAATGCCTAGGTAGTCAACcgtggtgacatggaagtggcacttggacagcttgcagaacagttggttccTCATTAGGCGGGACAGGACTTCTCTCACGTGTTTTGGATGCTCTTCTGGTTTGTCTGAGAAGATTAAGATGTTGTCTAGGTAGATTACCACATTCACGTCTATCAGATCTCtgaacaaattgttcatgaagtgttggaaagcgGCAGGGGCATTTGTGAGACCAAATGGCATGACTAAGTATTTGaataggccatatttggttctgaaggctgtcttccattcattgccttccttgatccaaacattattgtaaccccaacgCAAGTCCAATTTGGTGAATACTTTGGCATGCCtgagtttagccatgaggttgtcctgcctAGGGAGCGGGTAAACATTCTTGTGCGTGACATCATTTAGCTTCCTATAGTCTACTACCAGTCTTAGTGAGCCATccgccttttttacaaacatgactggagcGCTGGCAGACAAGGTGCTGGGGcaaatcttgcccgttgctaattcctcatcaatgtgttgtttcagcgcctttgattctgcgttggtcatgctgtatatggggccaggggacagtttggcgtctgggacaaggtctatggagatgtcatactccctatgtggagggaggaccttaaattcttctttgccaaagactttagcaaactcatggtactgagggggaagGTCTGTTAAAGGGTCtgagtccgcttcttccttggaggcaatttgaacttgtttggggaatgtgactagtccctgttgccaatcaatgagaggagcttctgccattaaccatgtcatgcctaggattgccggggtgttgccaatggggcaaacaagaaatggaatggagtgggtgtggccattggccaagacggtgaggtgaacctggtgccaaatgcaaccagtctgagagatggtaccatctaacattctcacaacttgtggatttttgagttgggtttttgggattttatatttttccacaatcaaaggaGAGATAAAGTTCAAAgtggctcctgaatcaatgagggttttgaggggttctgccgggaatTTTTGGACGTATAGATTGATAAATAGcaagggttttttatttgaatctagagcaagagatacaaattctacactatctaaattgtccattttttgggttgggggcttggcagcagtccttgactttattcttttcccaattcctCCTCAGCTACCTTGGCAACTTCCTTGATAGTTGCCTTCCAACCGttagggcactgtttgatgccatgccccttttgactgcacttgacacagaggccagacgcgcaACAGCAATCCCTTTCCTCTGGGGTAACGTAATTGGGATCCTCTGATAGTCGGACCTGTTgtgtggtggtagtgg encodes:
- a CDS encoding Retrotransposable element Tf2 protein; this encodes MSCFIHPLLVETYQLPTYLHPIPKKLRVIDGQEIDSGQITHFTRFKCTIGNHTEELEGHISNIGNHQLVLGMSWLKKHNPQISWEKHTLVFNLLYCSNNCLPAPAVLELKAVEEIPTPYQEFSRVFSEEESSKLPPHCPYDIAIDLGPREDAELKETIEKQLKAGLIQPSKSPMASPILFVKKKNGKLRMCVDYRRLNSMTKKNVYPLPLPQNLIKKLQGAKIFIQIKEGDKWKTAFKTKYGLFEYLVMPFGLTNAPAVFQDMMNEIFQDLLDVYVIIYLDDILVFSLNEKDHKAHVQEVLKRLQDNDLFCNIEKCHFHVKKIDYLGFIILESGIEVDQSKVTDAMNWSTPKNVKNIQEFLGFVNFYRQFIPNFGNMAQPLYNLLKKDSVWKWDLAAEQQSFDGLKKCLTSAPLLLQPDTTRQFYVECDASDYATGAILSQRNSEGKLAPVAYLSKSLSPAKKNYNIFDKELLAVIRAFKEWRHLLEGSELPVQVLTDHKNLEYFSTSQSLNKRQIRWANFLVDYNFQIIYRPGAQNKKADILSRRYDLVPLEGGVENQVLLKPELFIASITPDQEINDLIGKAIYKDDCLKEILHKLQNKEKVLDWELREGLLWFQGKIFVPKDDTIRSLILESRHDALAAGHPGQARTLELVSRSYYWPSLKKFVNSYVNHCKTCIRSKPTNQLPVGLLKPLQIPERPWEDIAYDMIVGLPVSEGFDAILTVID
- a CDS encoding Retrotransposable element Tf2 protein, coding for MDNLDSVEFVSLALDSNKKPLLFINLYVQKFPAEPLKTLIDSGATLNFISPLIVEKYKIPKTQLKNPQVVRMLDGTISQTGCIWHQVHLTVLANGHTHSIPFLVCPIGNTPAILGMTWLMAEAPLIDWQQGLVTFPKQVQIASKEEADSDPLTDLPPQYHEFAKVFGKEEFKVLPPHREYDISIDLVPDAKLSPGPIYSMTNAESKALKQHIDEELATGKICPSTLSASAPVMFVKKADGSLRLVVDYRKLNDVTHKNVYPLPRQDNLMAKLRHAKVFTKLDLRWGYNNVWIKEGNEWKTAFRTKYGLFKYLVMPFGLTNAPAAFQHFMNNLFRDLIDVNVVIYLDNILIFSDKPEEHPKHVREVLSRLMRNQLFCKLSKCHFHVTTVDYLGIVISPAGFSMDQKKVEAVTSWPTPRTVKQVQAFLGFVNYLCCFIPNFSSVARPLHHLTRKETPWSWGKPEEDAFQELKTLVTKSPVLIHSNPELPYYLETDASGVAMGAILSQQGPDNRLHPIAYMSKLFSGAEANYDTHDKELLAIIKALEEWRIFLEATDKPTQVFTDHRNLEYWMQARTFNRRHAQWRIFLSNFNFEIHYCPGKQLGKPDALSRQLDYIDTPPKPEVMLPSEVFANTSEEELEIVTEICNKLRDNPSLEPIITFLTEDWEENLLWYRRKLVVPDLEPLKEQLLKEFHNSPLAGHPGQQRTLKLISRNYWWPGMKSSAKEWVECCPTCQANRRAHAPAIALKPLEVPPFPFHTISYNFITGFPKLQGSDAILVVIDSFSKFGHFIPTTKRISAKGLADLFVSHVWKLHGLPVRTISDRGTTFTGKFLRALYQRLGIKPAFSSAYHLELDGQTERVNQFIEFYLRSYVAADHLDWAMWLPLVEYAYNNAKHAATGKTPFELVYGRNPVMNPSNIPVLDMVT
- a CDS encoding Retrotransposable element Tf2 protein; the encoded protein is MTIPANVLEANHIADTLAQEWKEAESALRMTKERMAGTRGTIPKYSIGEKVWLDAKNVNIWLNSNKLDPKRLGPFEITKKISSHVYCLKLPATLKIHNVFYVGLLSKSHKSPSQPFPDQPPPETIEGEEEYKVEQILDSKRQWGKWFYLIKWKGYGPEDNSWEPEELLEHSQEEISRFNKSQLKKACDSAKSL
- a CDS encoding Transposon Tf2-12 polyprotein, producing the protein MFGNHCQSDWVALLPLAEFALNNLKQTSTGKSPFQICYGYNPRFLVGQKSDKVVPNADKHAEFLEKGYDEVKAALSLSQERMKYFYDQRHKDKDEIQVGDKAWLSHQNISTDRPSMKLSHKKLGPYLVIERIGSHAYKLQLPHTMRIHPVFHINLLTKFHPDPHGRNPPQPAPIITKEGEEEYEVEKILDSKWKGRGKTRKLWYLVKWKGYDEGSNSWEPIDNVANAKEAKEEFHKEYPDAVGA